The genomic DNA CGGGACGCTCGTGCGGCGAGCGTTGGCCGAAGATGGAGATTCCGGCGATCGCGATACGATTTCGGATGGTCGTGCGGCGACATCGCGAGGATCACATCACGGAGATGGAGGAATCGCGGACATCGCGGAATTTGTCATGGAGGACGTAACTGGAATTTACGCACCTACGTTAAatttatttagcgtagggggttatgtgtAAATAGGCCGTGCCACCCTAAGGATATAAATAcgtggcacctagggttgagaGAGTTTGAGCCCTTTTGCTACAGGCGGCGCTACAGTACTCGGCGCTACAGTAACTCGGCGCTACAGTAACTCGCGATTACTGTTCATCGCGATTACTGTTCATCGCGGTTAGTTACTGTTCATCGCGGTTACTGTTCACGCGCGGTACTGTTCATCGTCGCAGGTACTGTTCATCTCTCTCTAGTCTAGCCTAGGGTTTCAATCTAAGTGAGGGATTTTTATTGATCTCTCCAattaagagagggaggatgtttGGGCGGAGGCTAGATGTACTTTTGTAAGCACATTACTTGTCTCAATTTTTCATATTAGTGAATTAATCTATGTGCTTGTGCGTCATGTTGTGCTGAGGTTAAGATTGATTTGATCCATCTAAAATCATGCTAGGGCATCTTATTAGAGCTTAATCTATTCTCGTCATTGTCTGATACAgtcttcttgttcctttaatATCTCAAGATCCGAAAGTCCGATTGacatgattccagttgggttagttGCATAATTTTGTATAGATTTTTCTGTCAAATTTTTAGATTGATCGGTCTTACGGATTTTCGTCCATATCCTTTTTATTAAGGAAACAGTAttctgtccagatttgaaaaacgtgatttaattaagttttgagaggaaggggaagtgttaaactttatttttttgaacttgCGCCCATTCaccccctctggtcgccgttTCGGTCCTTCAAAGTTGAACCGAACTGCACATTGCATAAAGAAATGAGTGTTGTACAGTACTCGTGCTCATTTTTTTAGAGCATCTCCTGCTCATACAGACAGCGAATATCTTTTCCTGGTCTTGTCTGGTCTCATCACCATCTCGTGATCCACACTCACAGCGAATATCAACCACCACATGCTGCTAGGATTGACCGATTGAGCCAGCCAAAGGCAGCGGCGACGACCGGCAAGTCGACCCCCGGCGCGGCGACCCGTACCCCTGCCTCGTCGCTGGCGAAAGAGATGGACACCGAGAAGCTTCGCTTCATCGAGGAGGTGACCACCAACGCGGACGCCGTGCAGGAGCGCGTCCTGGGGGAGATCCTCGCCCGCAACGCCGAGACAGAGTACCTCGGCAACAAGtgcgacctcgccggcgccaccgacCGCGCCACCTTCCGGGCCAAGGTTCCCATGGTGGAGTACGAGGACCTCCTGCCGTACATCCGCCGCATCGCCAACGGCGACCGCTCGCCCATCCTCACGGGGCCGGGGCACCCCGTCACCGAGTTCTTCACCAGCTCCGGCACGTCGGGCGGCGAGCGCAAGCTGATACCCACCGTCGAGGATGAGTTCCACCGCCGCATGATGCTGGGCGGCCTCATCAAGCCCGTCATCATCCAGTAAGTTACTAATACTGCATCTAGCTTGTTAGCACTCTGTACTAACAGTAATGGCGGCCATGGAGCATGCAGGTATGTGTCTGGGTTTGATGAGGGGTGTGGCCTCTACTTCCACTTCGCCAAATCGGAGACGACGACGCCGGGAGGCCTGCCGGCGCGGACGGTCCTGACGAGATTGTTCAAGAGCGAGGCATTCCAGAAGCTCCCTCCCGGCGCCCTCACGAGCCCCGTGGCGGCCATCCTCTGCCCGGACGCGTTCCAGAGCATGTACGCGCAGGTGCTCTGCGGGCTGTGCCAGCGCCACCGCGTGGTGCGCGTCGGCGCCGCGTTCGCCTCCGGCGTCCTCCGGGCCGTCCGCTTCTTCCAGCAGAACTGGGAGCAGCTCGCCGCCGACATCGAGGCCGGCGAGCTCACCGACCGCGTCACCGACCCGTCGGTGCGCGAGGCGGTCGCCGGCATCCTCCGGCCGGACCCCGAGCTCGCCCAGTTCGTCCGCGCCGAGGGCTCGGGGTCCAATGGCGACAGCGGGGCCGGGATTATCGCACGGATCTGGCCCAACACCAAGTACCTCGACACCGTCGTCACCGGCTCCATGGCGCAGTACGTCCCGATCCTGAATCACTACAGCGGTGGCTTGCCGATCATTTCCAAGATGTACGTGTCCTCGGAAGCCTCCGTCGGCATCAACCTCTCCCCGATGTGCGATCCGTCCGAGGTATCCTACACCATCATGCCCACCATGGCCTACTTCGAGTTCCTgcccgtcgacgccgccgccggagacgcaCCGGCGGCGAGCCACCTGCTAGTGGAGCTCGCCGGCGTGGAGGCTGGGCGGGAGTACGAGCTGGTGGTCACCACCTACGCCGGGCTGTACCGGTACCGCGTCGGCGACGTCCTCCGTGTGACGGGCTTCCACAACGCGGCGCCGCGGGTCCGGTTCGTGCGCCGCAGAAACGTGGTGCTGTCCATCGAGTCCGACAAGACCGACGAGGCCGAGCTGCAGCGCGCCGGGGAGCGCGCGTCGGCGCTGCTccgccggcacggcggcggcgccgtgctgGACTACACCAGCCGGGCGTGCGCCGAGACCATCCCGGGGCACTACGTCATCTACTGGGAGCTGATGGTCGTCGGCGACGGGGGCGAGAGCGTGGACGACGACGGTGACGTGCTGGGCCGGTGCTGcctggagatggaggaggccaTGAACTCGGTGTACCGGCAGAGCCGGGTGGCGGACGGCTCCATCGGGCCATTGGAGATCCGGGTCGTCCGGTCGGGCACCTTCGAGGAGCTCGCCGACTACGCCGTCTCCCATGGCGCGTCCATCGGACAGTACAAGGTCCCCCGACGCGTGACCGCGCCAGGCGTCATCCAGCTGCTCGACTCGCGCGTCATCTCGAGCCATTTCAGCCCTGCCTTGCCGCACTGGGCACCGGCTCACACGTTGAACTCGACCGGAGACAGACAGAAATGTTCAGCTTCTGCATAAAGGGAGAAACTTCCAAAGTTCCAAGTATGGATCCTGCCGGACTGGCATCGTAGGTTGTGTTTATGGATAGAATCATAAAAAGAAAGTAGAAGAAGCTCTTTCAATTTTCTCCTTCCATAATCATCATGACCTTCCATCAACACGACTTGCTTCTCGATCTCTCTTCGATTTCGTAGTTGCCGCAAGGCGCAAGCACGTATAtgcttccgccgccgcggcgtcgtcgtGCACCGACGGGAGCGCACGTCGTCTCTGTCCCTAGGAAGCACCAGCAAGCGCCTCAAACGAATGGCGCGcgtcgaggacggcggcggcggtggctgcttCGCCCTTAACGacgatctcctcctccacatTTTCGCGAGTTACTTGGACGACACGGCCGACCTCCTCcgctgcgccgccacctgcaggcgagggcgccgcctcgtcgccagcGAGGCCGGTTTCATCACCTGCCGCCGCAAGCCTCCGTCCGAAGACGACCGTCTCGTCAACGCCCTCGCCGTCGGCTCAGAGGCACGACTACAACTCGAGCCCGCGTCTGGAATTCCTCccgccccgccgctcctcccggcGCGTTCGACGGCGACCTGCTCCGGAACTCCCGCTTCATGGCGTCCCGgaacggccgcctcctcctcgagctccgCTGCGGGTCGCGTGATGACGACCACGCCGCCTCTCTCAGGCTCGCCGTGGGCAACGCTACGACCAGCAGTTTTGGTTGGGCTGTTGAGGCTGCTTtggcttaaaaaaaaaaaaaagcagaaagCAACCAAAGCGTTTGGCTACCGGCAGGTTCTACCACGTGGAGCTGTTTTTTCAGAGCTGTTTTTTCTCGGTGTAATTTCCGCAGCAGGTTCAGTCTTACTTTTTCGGACTGTTACCCACCTGCCATCCATTATGTGTATCGCTTCGCTGCTTTTCCTCATCTCGGTTTGGCAACAGAGCAGCAAGCGGCTAGGAATCCCCTGTGCGGCACTGGTAGCAGGGCTTGTACGCCGGTGGCTCCCCTTCTTTCTAGCCGGTGGCTCCCCTCCTTTCTAGCCGGTGGCCCTCTCCTCACCCTCCGAACCTGCTTCTCCTTGGCCGGTGCAAGGAGAAGGTCTGCGCGGCGCGATTAGTGGCTGACTTCTTGTCGCCCGGGGTTCGTCACCGGCACAAGGAGGCCCTTGCGGCCCCGCTCCTCCCGCGTCCTCTCTCCGGCGGGGAAGTGGATGGTGAACCAGGggtggaagaaggaagaaggaagaaggatcAGCCTCCCCTCCTCAATTTCTTCCCCTTCCCGATCTGCACGCCGACCACCTCCCTTCCTGATCTGCAGCGCTAGGCTTCTAATAGAAGAGGGACTGACGTTGAGGACCAGAGCTCGTCCAAGTACTGGTTTTTTCTCGGGCAATAATCAATCTATTGCTGACGCGCGGGGTACCTATTCACTGGGTTCTTAGGTCAATGGCTCATAAAAGCAGAGACATGTGCTTTTATAGTAAAATTAACTCGTCTGGTGGTGATTtgcaatgaaaaaaatagtGCGCATAAATTTAAGCAAATCAGTAATATAAGCATAAATCTATGGGATTATCTGAGAGATAaaggtacccacgggtccccaccgactaggatagTGGCCGGCTTGACAAGTGGGCCCCGTCCGATTATGGCGTGCGCGGCAAGGCATGAAGATGCGTGGTACACAAGCTTGGAGGCCGGGTAAAATAGATTCCACCCGGATATTACGGGACACACATCGTAAACCGACTCAGGTTGATTTCTTTGTATCAATCGACTAGAATTAGATCCTATCCAATTataaccctaggttgtcagcctatataaggtggacAGGGACACCCTCCCTCCCTACGAAGGAATGTTAACTCTTCGCACTTGcaatcagcaatacaatccaccagaacatagAACGTCGGGTATTACTCTTTGGAgactcgaacctgtctaaaccttgtgtttctgtgttaccattcaagtttttgattttgcaatctcccccgcctacaaatctatcACCTGGGTAACCCTCTGCTGGACTGCCGGTCACCAAATCCGACAGGACCATACGTTAATAGATgaaaaacttaaaaaaaataagtttccgTTTCTAAAATGGTAATTTGCATGTGAATTAGTGAACAGCATAGTATTTTACAATCAACTTGAATATCAAAATTCTCTCAAGCCTTCAGGAGCATTATAAATATTTCCCAGCAAACCTACAATTTCACAGCTGGCTTTTAGCTTTCCCACGGTTTACAGCCTCCAACAGTTTTTTTTCACAGCTCACCTTTtcacagcccaaccaaaggcaACCGTCCTCCCCTCCGCTGACATGCCCGAGCACTACGCCTGCGCGCGGCTCGCCACCGCCGACCTTGACGGCGCCGCTGTCCATCCGCTGCTGCGCCCGGGATCCGCCGCTTTCCGAATCGTCGTGGTCTACAAGCGCGGCAAGGACACGATGTGCCGGTCCTACTCGGCGGACGCAGAATCCTGGGGAGCAGAGGGAGAGCTTTCCGGCCCCAATATCAGCAGCAGGCTGCTGGGTTacatgggcgccggcggcgtggccgtCGGCGGCAGCGTGTTCTGGCTGTCCGGCGACAGGGTGGTGTTCGGCCTCCGCCTGGACACGCTGCAGGGGAGGGTCGAGTCGCCCAAGTGGTATCGCATGCACCGCTTCAGCTTCGCCCACCCGTACCCGGACCGCCGGCTCGTCGTCTTGCCGGACGGGAAGCTGGGCTTGGTGCAGGTCGGCCAAGGCGATGCCGGAAACTTGGTAATGAACGTCTTCTCTGGAAGCGACTATGAGAAGACAAGGCACCGGTCTGGTTATTGGCGGGAGAGGCGGTGGGACTGGGAAAACGTGGGCTTGGACGCATTGCTGCCGTCGTCCGTCGTCTCCGGCGCCGTGAAGAGAATGCGCCTGCGGTCGATGTGTGAAAGGAATGGCCTCATCTTCTTGGCAGCCATGCATGGAGAAGAACAGAACAAGACCCGGCACTGTACGCGCTGGacctggagaagaagaaggtgcagtTGATGCCAGTCCGTCCTGAGAGCTGCTGCTTCCGGAGGTCGTCTTGTAGCTTCCAAGGCTGCGATAATATGGACCTGGTGGCCTACCTGACCTCTCTTGGTGCGTGAGGATGATCTCATGCATTGCCCTTTATAAGAACTCAACACCTGACTTGTTGAGATTATTGTATCTTAGCttgctgcatgcatgcagggtACAGTTGTTCATCAAAATATCCAGTACATTCACAAAAAGGAAACCTAGACATCCAGTGGGCACAAAATGCGTGTATACGGTGAGATGAACAACtttatatacatatataatatATTTGATCCCTGAAATGCGAGTGTCCTACTCCTACCAACGACGTGGCTGCGCACTCGCGgcatggtcgccgccgccgcctcccccagtCCACGGTGCACCTCCCCCATCGTTGTCAAACCTGCTGTTGCTTCCTCTGCTATGCGGCATGTCCACCCGATGGAAACCTTTCCTATAgctgtagctgctgctgctgctgctccgtgGCGTGTCGGTGGCAGTGCCATGCCCGTAGCTGCTGCTCCTGGCGAGCTTCGCctgggcggcggcaatggcatTATTCCCTCTGCCCCGCCCCATCCACCCCGTTCCGGCGTTCTTGTGCTCTTCCCGCGGCGTCACCGGCGTGCTCGGCTTCCAGATAGAATCCGGCCTCTGAACGCTGCAATTGTCAGAGTACGCGGTCATCTCATCTCCATCGGCGACATGAATGTAGAAGATCAATGGATAGATCAAAAAGATTTTGTGGTTCTAGAAGTCTAGTTTAACTTACATGGGCGGTGGCGGCCTTGAGCCCGGGTACGTGTGCCAGAGTGGCCTCTTTGAGATGTCAGCTCCCGAAACAGTCTGCAGGACTCAAGAATTCCAAAGATGAACTTTCTAATATAAAATTAGGAACAAACAACTTTAATAGTTTCATGAACCCACCTTCTCAGGTACTCTGACATCGCTAAGTAGCCTTGTAATTGGATTCCCTACCTCAGGATTGAAGAACATGGCTGATCTGAAACATGCATGTACACCCAAAATGCGATTAAAATTTGGGATGGAAGCCAAAGCTAGCTACCACAAGGCCTCAACCTCAGGACAGCAATGCTCGAGGGAAAACATACATTGCCTGATCATTTGTGATGTCCTGCAGATTTTTTATGGGCGAGGGAAAGAAACTGTTGCTCAAGCCATCATTGTCATCAGGCGACAACCACCCCCCGATTCCACTGTGTAAACATTCAAAATTCAGACCATTGTTCTGAACACGGTACTGGCACTAATTTACATCATTTCAGTTCAGACTTTCACTTTATGCACCTCGTAGCTGAATCTATCGGAAGCTTCTGCGCTGAACAGTATGTTGTCTGTACAACAACTTCTTTGATATGTGCCAGAGCGTTTGAGTTCCTGTGCAGAAAGACCTTGTCTTGCCGAGTAGTATTCCGTCTCACCTCATCCATCTAATTTAGAACAGAGAGAGTAAGGGCAAACAACTAGCTACGATTACGGTTTATGCAACTGCAGAAGAAGTTAGTGTAACATGAACAAAGATGACAAGCAATTGTTTTACCGTCAGCTTCTCATCTACCGCTTCAGTGGCAGAAAGCAGCAGTTCCTCAGAGATACCCTGAAACAATTTCTTTCACTGAAAATGAACATTGCCAAGTGCACTGCTAGGTGATCAGTATAGATTCGGTTCATTGTTCTACTGCACATATGAACGAATATCTCACACTCCACAAGAAACGTTTCCCGTTCGTGTCAGTCTGCAACTTCGGATAGTCATCTTCTCGACGTCCCATAAAGTTCCAGTGGTAACATTTTGGGAGAGCGCACCAGCTGGAAAAGGGGGGgaattatatataaaaaaacacGCAACAAGTAACGTGCATAGCAGCCGTAAGAATGGTGAATGTGCCTTGGTAATGGCAAAACTGCCATGAGCTGATCAAATGGTCGTAGTGGTTTGTCCACAGTGAAAGATATCTGAAACCGAGCAAGACCCTTGAGATCAGATACGAAAGGAGCAACGTAGAATGGATAGTACCTGCAACAAGTTGTACCATAAGACGCAAAATGAGATACAACCATGAGATGAATTAATGTTCAGTATGTAAGCATGTCATTCTTACCAGCTCCATGATGGTACGCCTGCAAAATAGCATTGAAACACCCAGCAAAGTCCTTCTAAATACTTCTCAGCCTAAATTCAAAGGGAGGAGAGAAAATAAAGGGAGGGAAGATTAGAACAACAAAAATGCCACCTTGCCATTTCTCAACAGCCAGGGATCCATCAGCATAAATGAATAAACAAGGAAAAATATAACCATGTCATTCTGCAGCTTTTCAATTTCATTAGAAGTTTCCACACCAAAATATTCCCTGTGGAACCGGGATTTCCATCCCGGTAATCCCAGTCTTACCTGCAAAAgacatttcaaaattttttaccAGGAGTACATGAGAAATACGTATCCAAATAGGCCGGCATCACTAACTCTGTCATATGGACGGTCTTCATTAAAAAGGCGGTCATCTAGTTTCTGCAACAAATCCTAAAGGCCAAAACGAACATGACGGCACCCAACAATGAAAATAAATTCCATTTTGAATCACGGTACACTATTGACTAGAATGCTAATATACCTGCTTCAGCTCATATCTTTTGAGAAAAATTTTCTCTTCATACATGGACAGTTCATGAAAAAATATTTCCAACCTTGAGACTTCTAGATATGCACCATGTTTATCTTTCACCTGTTTTAAGTATCAACAAAACTGTCACAGTACTATAATTCAATCGCTAAGTAACAATCATTACTGACAATAAGAGGCTGGCATTATTTGGTACTTTATCTGTGTTGACAATATACCCTCCCATTTTGTTGAAGGTTGTTTTGTACACTTCCAAAAGAAGATGGACTGCACCCTGTTACATGGAATTCATGAAAATGAAGGAAACAtcgatatatacatacatattcGTAGTAATGAACAAAGTGATAGGATATATATAGCGACAACAAAGTTAACTTTCCATTAAGCTATTACTATAATCTAAAGGCGCACGCGTACACATATACCTCATGCGTCTCAAGTGATGGAATATGTGGGATGAAATCATTTCCCATCAAGAAACAAATAAAGATGAAGTCATCTATTAGCCTCTCGATATCAGGCTCGCAAATTGGGTCCAATATCTTCAAATCAAGCTCCAAGTACTCTCTCAGAACCCATATGTTCAAAAACTGAAAGAAGATGTGGAGTTATTCTCATCATATATCAAAATGTGTAACAACTGGCATTATCTGAAGTTGGGGGGTATGGAGGACCAGATATGGTTTATCCGAATTCCCTTCGGTTTCTGCCTGATTTGGGAGTAGCACACCCTGTTCAAGTTAAACAGAAGATTACTCCACGCCATTATAAACGCCATCCTCCTTCTAATACATATAACaggcagctctcctgccggtttgttttaaaaaaaagatgttaGCATTGATAGGGATTAACAAACAAACCTCACGCAAAATAGAGAAGTGGACCTCGTGAGATGCCAAAGCAAGCATTATCAAATCTGCATCCTGCAATGATAATTCTTCACAGTAGTTAGCTCCAGGGTGCGAACAGGATCTGTGCTACACAACATTCGAATGATGAGATTGTGAAGAATTAAAAGGATCGATATTCCTCACATGCCCATACAAGCAGTGTcgagtgttggggtcatagccTTCCATGCTGCGTTGCGCACGGATGAAAGACATGATCTTGTGCTCTCCTTCTCCGGGCACATTTGCATCAGAGAGTATGACCTTCAGAACAGAGATGTATTGTGAACTTATCAAGCAACGTCCACTTGATCAAACTGAACAGCATCAAGATCGTACGGCTTGCGATTAGATTGAGCATGCATGTCAAACTGTTCAAGTTGGAACAAGCAAGCATGGACTTTCCTTAGAAAAACAGAAGGAACATGAACTGCATTTACTGAAGCGCAAGAGCAAACCATAATGTCTTTCCACCCGGGGTCAGTATTCAATTTGTAACGGGTGTAGTACTCGAGCGCTTGTGACAGCTTCTCCATGAACTCAGTCCCTGGTGTGATGACATTGGAGTCAGAAACCTCGGAAATCTCTCGCGGTGGCACCTCCTTACCTTGCTCTCTTAATTCCCTCCGCATTTTTTCCTCTTCAAGTGCCTGTATAAATTGAAGCATTTTCAGCAGCATAGATATCACGCATCACGCTGTCGATGAAGGAAATGAAATGCAAAGATTATTGACCTCACTTGTGGCTAGCATGGCAGAGTAGAAACGTCCCCGTCGCACTCGATTCATTTTGGCGCATGGAACAACGCCATCTGCGCACGGGGAACCATTAATCAAAAGGTGCATCGAGAGAGAAGTTAATTGCAAAAAATAATTGAAGCCAACAACCAACATCCATGCATGGCTCGATCTTGAAACAACAATTAACATGGTCTAGGTACGTACGAACCTACGGCTAAGTAGAGAAGCCTTGTCGGCCTGATGATGCGGAACAGGCGGTCCAAGTGCTCGAACATGGACTCCAACACCTCGCTGACCGTTGTCGGAGGGCACACCTACATACATGCCAGATTCTGAGATTCATATGCAGATTACAGGCATGGATCGAAGGTGAGGGCATATATACGTCTACGTCTGCGTGCATCTGGTCCTGCGGGTGGAAGCAAGGATGGATGATGCAGTTCATGTCGAGGTAGAGGTTGTGGAAGATGATGCCCTCCTCTGGTTCCTCCTTTGCGGGGGAGACGATGCTTGGGTATCTGGTCACGAGCCACTTGTAGAAAGAAGGTATCCCCATGGCAGCTGCAACGAGCTAGATAGGGAGAAGAAACAAAGAGGATGAGGATTGAGGAGCACTGGTAGTGTTTTCTAATGTAGGGATTGTTGCACTGATTGATAGCTTCAGGGCAGGCAACCTACCTGCTTTGCCTCCCCCGTTAAGCTTTCTCCCTCTCCCTACagttagggtgcgtttggttgcgaggacgaagtgggacgggacgggacgatcccacttcgtcccgcgtttggttgaaggacaggtgggacggggacatccctacgagggaatataccctccagatgcgggatgcccccgtcccaccaaaacgagcggacgggggcatcccacttcgcccccgtcacgcgccgtctgCACCGGTGGGGCTCCGCCCCAGCCGGCGGGCGAGCCgcaggcggaggggccggcgcgggcgagctccgccccggcggcgggcgagccgccggcggaggggccggcgcgggcgagctccgccccggccggcggacgagctgcgggcggaggggccggcgcgggcgagctccgccccggcggcgggcgagccgccggcggaggggccggcgcgggcgagctccgccccggccggcggacgagctgtgggcggaggggccggcgcgggcgagctccgccccggccggcgggcgcgagatccgccacggccggcacgggcgagctccgccgcggcccctggggcgagcggggcgagcggccggcggggcgagcgcccccggtgccgcggccggtgcccacggcctgggcggcagggagctccggcgggggcggTAGGGAGCTCCAGCGGGGGCGGCACGGCTTGGGGCGGCAGGGAGCGTTGGAGAAGATACGGgttaggagaaaaaaaaaagaaaagacgatgacatgtgggcccatatatgacatgtgggtcccactaaacacatgcagctaacggtgttacccgagccatccgtccctcgttttcaatccatcgtaccaaataaaaaactgggatgaattcatccctctcaaccaaacagcagacgggatgatcccatcccaaaaaatagagacggcaccgtcccatcccatcttgtctccaaaccaaacgcacccttacaGTCTGTAACTGATCAGGTTGATGAGAGCAAAGTGTTGAAGATTAGGACTGAGGGACTTTTGACACAGCTATTGATTCCATTCAGACTGCTTTTGTAAAAGAGGTATAGGCTTATTACGGATTGGGTGCTGCCCTTTTATAAACAACTCAAGAATTGGAATAAAAGCGAATCAGTGTTCTATTTTATTTGGAAA from Setaria italica strain Yugu1 chromosome VII, Setaria_italica_v2.0, whole genome shotgun sequence includes the following:
- the LOC101777525 gene encoding probable indole-3-acetic acid-amido synthetase GH3.8 translates to MDTEKLRFIEEVTTNADAVQERVLGEILARNAETEYLGNKCDLAGATDRATFRAKVPMVEYEDLLPYIRRIANGDRSPILTGPGHPVTEFFTSSGTSGGERKLIPTVEDEFHRRMMLGGLIKPVIIQYVSGFDEGCGLYFHFAKSETTTPGGLPARTVLTRLFKSEAFQKLPPGALTSPVAAILCPDAFQSMYAQVLCGLCQRHRVVRVGAAFASGVLRAVRFFQQNWEQLAADIEAGELTDRVTDPSVREAVAGILRPDPELAQFVRAEGSGSNGDSGAGIIARIWPNTKYLDTVVTGSMAQYVPILNHYSGGLPIISKMYVSSEASVGINLSPMCDPSEVSYTIMPTMAYFEFLPVDAAAGDAPAASHLLVELAGVEAGREYELVVTTYAGLYRYRVGDVLRVTGFHNAAPRVRFVRRRNVVLSIESDKTDEAELQRAGERASALLRRHGGGAVLDYTSRACAETIPGHYVIYWELMVVGDGGESVDDDGDVLGRCCLEMEEAMNSVYRQSRVADGSIGPLEIRVVRSGTFEELADYAVSHGASIGQYKVPRRVTAPGVIQLLDSRVISSHFSPALPHWAPAHTLNSTGDRQKCSASA
- the LOC101777938 gene encoding 5'-3' exoribonuclease 4 isoform X1, with the translated sequence MGIPSFYKWLVTRYPSIVSPAKEEPEEGIIFHNLYLDMNCIIHPCFHPQDQMHADVDVCPPTTVSEVLESMFEHLDRLFRIIRPTRLLYLAVDGVVPCAKMNRVRRGRFYSAMLATSEALEEEKMRRELREQGKEVPPREISEVSDSNVITPGTEFMEKLSQALEYYTRYKLNTDPGWKDIMVILSDANVPGEGEHKIMSFIRAQRSMEGYDPNTRHCLYGHDADLIMLALASHEVHFSILREGVLLPNQAETEGNSDKPYLFLNIWVLREYLELDLKILDPICEPDIERLIDDFIFICFLMGNDFIPHIPSLETHEGAVHLLLEVYKTTFNKMGGYIVNTDKVKDKHGAYLEVSRLEIFFHELSMYEEKIFLKRYELKQDLLQKLDDRLFNEDRPYDRVRLGLPGWKSRFHREYFGVETSNEIEKLQNDMAEKYLEGLCWVFQCYFAGVPSWSWYYPFYVAPFVSDLKGLARFQISFTVDKPLRPFDQLMAVLPLPSWCALPKCYHWNFMGRREDDYPKLQTDTNGKRFLWSGISEELLLSATEAVDEKLTMDEVRRNTTRQDKVFLHRNSNALAHIKEVVVQTTYCSAQKLPIDSATSGIGGWLSPDDNDGLSNSFFPSPIKNLQDITNDQAISAMFFNPEVGNPITRLLSDVRVPEKTVSGADISKRPLWHTYPGSRPPPPIVQRPDSIWKPSTPVTPREEHKNAGTGWMGRGRGNNAIAAAQAKLARSSSYGHGTATDTPRSSSSSSYSYRKGFHRVDMPHSRGSNSRFDNDGGGAPWTGGGGGGDHAASAQPRRW
- the LOC101777938 gene encoding 5'-3' exoribonuclease 4 isoform X2 — translated: MRRELREQGKEVPPREISEVSDSNVITPGTEFMEKLSQALEYYTRYKLNTDPGWKDIMVILSDANVPGEGEHKIMSFIRAQRSMEGYDPNTRHCLYGHDADLIMLALASHEVHFSILREGVLLPNQAETEGNSDKPYLFLNIWVLREYLELDLKILDPICEPDIERLIDDFIFICFLMGNDFIPHIPSLETHEGAVHLLLEVYKTTFNKMGGYIVNTDKVKDKHGAYLEVSRLEIFFHELSMYEEKIFLKRYELKQDLLQKLDDRLFNEDRPYDRVRLGLPGWKSRFHREYFGVETSNEIEKLQNDMAEKYLEGLCWVFQCYFAGVPSWSWYYPFYVAPFVSDLKGLARFQISFTVDKPLRPFDQLMAVLPLPSWCALPKCYHWNFMGRREDDYPKLQTDTNGKRFLWSGISEELLLSATEAVDEKLTMDEVRRNTTRQDKVFLHRNSNALAHIKEVVVQTTYCSAQKLPIDSATSGIGGWLSPDDNDGLSNSFFPSPIKNLQDITNDQAISAMFFNPEVGNPITRLLSDVRVPEKTVSGADISKRPLWHTYPGSRPPPPIVQRPDSIWKPSTPVTPREEHKNAGTGWMGRGRGNNAIAAAQAKLARSSSYGHGTATDTPRSSSSSSYSYRKGFHRVDMPHSRGSNSRFDNDGGGAPWTGGGGGGDHAASAQPRRW